A region of Faecalibacterium taiwanense DNA encodes the following proteins:
- the yedF gene encoding sulfurtransferase-like selenium metabolism protein YedF, whose product MLKVDARGDACPLPVVKAKKAISELKGAGEVEVLVDNEIAVQNLTKMAQQKGYQYSAEKLAEREYRVLFTVGEASETPTEEAPACALDTRTDTVVAISSDKMGIGADDLGKSLLKAFVFALTQQDQLPKTVLFYNGGASLTCEGSPMLDDLKTLEAQGVEIMTCGTCLNFYGLTEKLAVGSVTNMYTIVEKLTQAGNVVKP is encoded by the coding sequence ATGCTGAAAGTTGATGCCCGTGGTGACGCATGCCCGCTGCCCGTTGTAAAAGCCAAAAAGGCGATCTCTGAACTGAAGGGTGCCGGTGAGGTGGAAGTGCTGGTGGATAATGAGATCGCCGTGCAGAACCTTACCAAAATGGCCCAGCAGAAAGGTTATCAGTACAGCGCCGAAAAGCTGGCCGAGCGGGAATACCGCGTGCTGTTCACGGTCGGCGAAGCGTCCGAAACACCCACTGAAGAAGCACCGGCCTGTGCACTGGACACCCGCACGGACACGGTGGTTGCCATCAGCTCTGATAAAATGGGCATTGGCGCAGATGACCTTGGCAAGTCCCTGCTCAAGGCCTTTGTGTTCGCACTTACCCAGCAGGATCAGCTGCCCAAAACAGTGCTGTTCTATAACGGCGGCGCGTCCCTGACCTGTGAGGGTTCGCCCATGCTGGATGACCTGAAGACACTGGAAGCACAGGGCGTGGAGATCATGACCTGCGGCACCTGCCTGAATTTCTATGGCCTGACCGAAAAGCTTGCTGTTGGCAGTGTGACCAACATGTACACCATCGTGGAAAAGCTGACGCAGGCAGGCAACGTGGTGAAACCGTGA
- a CDS encoding aminotransferase class V-fold PLP-dependent enzyme — protein MIYLDNAATTLRKPPQVEQAVLDAMRTAGNPGRGAHEPTLHASRLVYAARCAMAKLLHAPDPSCIAFAANATEALNIALGGLFAPGDHIITTVCEHNSVLRPLYRLREQGLQFSFAGVDERGRLQYDDWDKLVQPNTKALVVTGASNVTGNGTDLAKAAGFAHRHGLLLIVDAAQTAGSQPIDVQALGIDVLCFTGHKALLGPQGTGGLYVRPGLSIQPLVVGGSGVHSFDEQHPAQMPTALEAGTLNVPGLAGLCAGVEWILAQGVETLCAKETALAALFYKNIRDLPNVKIYGDPEMALHAPIISLNIGDEDSARIADILWEDYSICVRAGAHCAPLMHKALGTVEQGVVRFSFSHFNTEAEVLQTAAAVQELAQET, from the coding sequence GTGATCTATCTGGATAACGCTGCCACGACCCTGCGCAAGCCGCCGCAGGTAGAGCAGGCTGTGCTGGACGCAATGCGCACGGCAGGCAATCCGGGACGGGGTGCTCATGAGCCCACGCTGCACGCAAGCCGTCTTGTTTATGCTGCGCGGTGCGCAATGGCAAAGCTCCTCCACGCACCAGACCCGTCCTGTATTGCTTTTGCGGCAAATGCAACGGAGGCCTTGAACATTGCATTGGGTGGTCTTTTTGCACCGGGTGATCATATCATCACAACGGTATGTGAGCATAACTCTGTTCTGCGGCCGCTCTACCGGCTGCGGGAACAGGGCTTGCAGTTCAGTTTTGCAGGCGTGGATGAGCGCGGACGGCTGCAATATGATGACTGGGATAAGCTGGTTCAGCCCAATACAAAAGCGCTGGTCGTAACAGGTGCTTCCAATGTGACCGGCAACGGAACGGATCTTGCAAAAGCAGCGGGTTTTGCGCACCGGCACGGCCTGCTGCTGATCGTGGATGCGGCCCAGACGGCGGGTTCACAGCCCATTGACGTACAGGCACTGGGCATTGATGTGCTATGCTTCACCGGGCATAAGGCGCTGCTTGGCCCGCAGGGAACAGGCGGCTTGTATGTGCGCCCGGGGCTTTCCATCCAGCCATTGGTAGTGGGAGGCAGCGGCGTACACAGCTTTGATGAACAGCATCCCGCACAGATGCCCACCGCTCTGGAAGCCGGGACGCTCAATGTTCCGGGTCTGGCGGGCCTGTGTGCCGGTGTGGAATGGATTCTGGCTCAGGGCGTGGAAACGCTGTGTGCAAAAGAAACTGCACTGGCGGCGCTCTTTTATAAAAACATTCGAGATCTGCCGAACGTGAAGATCTACGGCGACCCGGAAATGGCGCTGCACGCTCCCATTATCTCGCTCAACATCGGAGACGAAGATTCAGCCCGCATTGCAGATATTCTGTGGGAGGACTACAGCATCTGTGTGCGTGCCGGTGCGCACTGTGCACCGCTGATGCATAAAGCGCTGGGCACGGTGGAACAGGGCGTGGTACGGTTCAGCTTTTCGCATTTCAATACGGAAGCCGAAGTGCTTCAGACAGCAGCCGCTGTTCAGGAGCTTGCACAGGAGACCTGA
- a CDS encoding DUF3343 domain-containing protein: protein MRIKKTYIVLSFRTTLDAMEWEKQCLAEKVPGRLIPLPREISAGCGLAWRMLPEEFEQWQNRLDPARYDQAAAVEQ from the coding sequence ATGCGCATCAAAAAAACTTATATTGTTCTTTCATTCCGCACAACGCTGGATGCCATGGAATGGGAAAAGCAGTGCCTTGCGGAGAAGGTTCCGGGCAGGCTCATCCCACTGCCGCGCGAGATCTCCGCAGGCTGCGGCCTTGCCTGGCGGATGCTGCCGGAAGAATTTGAGCAGTGGCAGAACCGGCTGGACCCGGCACGTTACGATCAGGCCGCAGCAGTAGAACAGTAA
- a CDS encoding XdhC/CoxI family protein produces the protein MGKMPLYTMLQKARSMGGWTMVAQLEGDAAGSQLLLLEGRPVWQRGDSTVLLQHLTELQGCTAAGIHSVAGTDIFAERFGAVPQLVVCGGGHVAAAVVQLAKLLGLTVLAMDDREEYAQQLRLAGADKVLCLPFDKALAQVPDGAETYFVVVTRAHAFDVDCLKVILKKPAAYVGMMGSRGRAALVRRQLLEADIDAERVEALYAPIGLSIGSQTAEEIALSILAQIVSIKNARPQTEGFSSALLEAMAQTDAAGQQAVLAVIAARHGSTPREIGAKMLVRTDGSIVGSVGGGIMEHRTILAAQEMLTGAAPAYQRLHFSADGKNDDAAIAACGGSMEIVLTRLQPGEEIK, from the coding sequence ATGGGTAAAATGCCGCTTTATACAATGCTGCAAAAAGCCCGTTCTATGGGCGGCTGGACGATGGTAGCCCAGTTAGAGGGCGATGCCGCGGGGAGCCAGCTGCTTTTGCTGGAGGGCAGGCCTGTGTGGCAGAGGGGAGACAGCACCGTACTGCTGCAGCACCTGACAGAACTGCAGGGCTGCACAGCAGCTGGTATCCACTCTGTTGCAGGCACAGACATCTTTGCGGAGCGCTTTGGCGCGGTGCCGCAGCTGGTAGTCTGCGGCGGTGGACATGTGGCTGCAGCCGTTGTGCAGCTTGCAAAGCTGCTGGGCCTGACGGTCCTTGCAATGGATGACCGCGAGGAATATGCACAGCAGCTGCGGCTGGCCGGAGCCGATAAAGTGCTCTGCCTGCCGTTTGATAAAGCGCTTGCGCAGGTACCTGACGGCGCAGAGACTTATTTTGTGGTCGTCACCCGGGCACATGCATTTGATGTGGACTGCCTGAAGGTGATATTAAAAAAGCCTGCAGCCTATGTTGGCATGATGGGCAGCCGCGGGCGTGCCGCACTGGTGCGCCGTCAACTTCTGGAAGCCGATATCGATGCCGAAAGAGTGGAGGCGTTGTACGCACCCATCGGGCTTTCCATCGGCTCACAGACGGCAGAGGAGATCGCACTTTCCATTCTGGCACAGATCGTATCGATCAAGAATGCGCGTCCGCAGACGGAGGGCTTTTCATCTGCCCTTCTGGAAGCCATGGCTCAGACAGATGCCGCCGGGCAGCAGGCGGTGCTTGCCGTGATTGCGGCGCGGCACGGCTCTACGCCGCGGGAAATCGGCGCAAAAATGCTGGTTCGCACAGACGGCTCTATTGTGGGCAGCGTGGGCGGCGGTATTATGGAGCACCGCACCATTCTGGCTGCACAGGAAATGCTGACGGGAGCTGCTCCGGCGTATCAACGGCTGCATTTTTCGGCAGACGGCAAAAATGATGATGCAGCAATTGCTGCCTGCGGTGGGTCTATGGAGATCGTATTGACTCGACTCCAGCCCGGAGAGGAGATCAAATGA
- the yqeB gene encoding selenium-dependent molybdenum cofactor biosynthesis protein YqeB, translating into MKKDALILVRGGGDLATGTIHRLWSAGLRVLVLEAEHPAAIRRQVSLCEAVYEGETAVEGLRAVRIETLAQAEEIWKQNAVPVLVDPQGKSIAPAKPDVLVDAILAKKNLGTTRDMAPLTIALGPGFTAGQDVDVVVETKRGHRLGRIIREGSAIPDTGIPGIVGGYGKERVIHAGTAGIFMDLRKIGDIVEAGETIAQIRTADGAMISVTTQITGILRGLLRSSYPVTPGFKVADIDPRKEELSNCFLISDKARCIAGSVLELVCAQLWK; encoded by the coding sequence ATGAAGAAGGATGCACTGATCCTTGTGCGCGGCGGTGGCGACCTTGCTACCGGCACCATTCACCGGCTGTGGAGCGCAGGCCTGCGTGTGCTGGTGCTGGAAGCGGAGCATCCGGCGGCGATCCGGCGGCAGGTTTCTCTGTGCGAAGCCGTTTATGAAGGTGAGACCGCCGTTGAAGGTCTGCGTGCGGTACGGATCGAAACTCTGGCGCAGGCAGAAGAAATCTGGAAACAGAATGCCGTTCCTGTTCTGGTAGACCCGCAAGGAAAAAGCATTGCGCCCGCAAAGCCGGATGTCCTTGTGGATGCGATCCTTGCCAAAAAGAATCTTGGCACAACGCGGGATATGGCACCCCTGACCATTGCACTCGGCCCCGGTTTCACGGCCGGGCAGGATGTGGATGTGGTGGTGGAGACCAAACGCGGCCACCGGCTGGGACGCATCATTCGGGAAGGCAGTGCCATCCCTGATACCGGCATTCCCGGAATCGTTGGAGGCTACGGAAAAGAGCGCGTGATCCATGCCGGCACGGCCGGTATATTTATGGATCTCCGCAAAATTGGAGATATTGTGGAAGCGGGTGAGACCATTGCGCAGATCCGCACGGCAGATGGTGCCATGATCTCTGTGACCACGCAGATCACGGGCATTCTGCGCGGACTTCTGCGCAGCAGTTATCCGGTAACGCCCGGTTTTAAGGTGGCCGATATAGACCCTCGCAAAGAGGAACTTTCCAACTGTTTCCTCATTTCGGATAAGGCCCGCTGCATCGCGGGCAGTGTGCTGGAACTTGTCTGCGCTCAACTGTGGAAATAA
- a CDS encoding DUF3873 family protein: protein MKQLFLMPGEERCERFKDGNGIPRVHYSYRSMHGAFFDCESRSLEEAQRLCEDWLVGQDRCYRN from the coding sequence ATGAAACAACTTTTTCTGATGCCCGGTGAAGAACGCTGCGAACGCTTCAAGGATGGCAACGGTATTCCGAGAGTTCACTACTCCTATCGCTCGATGCACGGTGCATTCTTCGACTGCGAGAGCCGCAGTTTGGAGGAAGCCCAGCGCCTGTGTGAGGACTGGCTGGTAGGTCAGGACCGCTGCTACCGCAACTGA
- a CDS encoding PhoH family protein: MAEKNIELDSVEVAAAVFGNCDRNIRLLENEFSVTAVCRGTQLRLSGEPANVAAASRAVEGMLLLIENHTPLEDQTVRYCISLAHDGAEKRVKELTEDFVTVTVKGRPIRPKTLGQKEYLNAIRTNAITFGVGPAGTGKTYLAVAMAVKAFKAKDVSRIVLTRPAVEAGEKLGFLPGDLQQKVDPYLRPLYDGLFDMLGAETYERLVEKQIIEVAPLAYMRGRTLDDSFIILDEAQNTTPEQMKMFLTRMGVGSKVVVTGDVTQIDLPERTRSGLVDALHVLKNVNGIAQCYFTEKDVVRHRLVQEIIKAYEKAAHPEK, translated from the coding sequence ATGGCAGAAAAGAATATTGAACTGGATAGTGTAGAGGTCGCCGCAGCTGTTTTTGGCAACTGCGACCGGAACATCCGTCTGCTGGAGAACGAATTTTCTGTTACGGCGGTCTGCCGGGGCACGCAGCTGCGGCTTTCAGGCGAACCGGCCAATGTTGCCGCGGCCAGCCGCGCTGTGGAGGGAATGCTGCTTCTGATCGAGAATCATACACCGCTGGAAGACCAGACCGTGCGCTACTGCATCAGTCTGGCGCACGACGGAGCAGAAAAGCGGGTCAAGGAACTGACCGAAGATTTTGTTACCGTAACGGTCAAGGGACGGCCGATCCGGCCCAAAACACTGGGCCAGAAGGAATATCTCAATGCCATCCGCACCAATGCCATCACCTTTGGCGTTGGCCCGGCGGGTACCGGCAAGACCTATCTGGCCGTTGCCATGGCGGTAAAGGCTTTTAAAGCCAAGGATGTTTCCCGCATCGTGCTCACCCGCCCGGCAGTGGAAGCAGGTGAAAAGCTGGGCTTTCTGCCCGGTGATCTGCAGCAGAAGGTAGACCCTTATCTGCGCCCGCTGTATGACGGCCTGTTTGATATGCTGGGTGCCGAAACTTACGAGCGCCTTGTGGAAAAGCAGATCATTGAGGTTGCACCGCTTGCCTATATGCGCGGACGCACGCTGGATGATTCCTTTATCATTCTGGATGAGGCACAGAACACCACACCGGAGCAGATGAAAATGTTCCTCACACGTATGGGTGTCGGCTCCAAGGTGGTGGTTACCGGTGATGTGACCCAGATCGATCTGCCGGAACGCACCCGCAGCGGTCTTGTGGATGCACTGCACGTGCTTAAAAATGTAAATGGGATTGCACAGTGCTATTTTACTGAGAAAGATGTTGTGCGCCACCGTCTTGTGCAGGAGATTATCAAGGCTTACGAAAAGGCTGCACACCCTGAAAAATAA
- the ybeY gene encoding rRNA maturation RNase YbeY — translation MSNKVLITNSQKAVKVPSGLRILIRRACNAVLEYEHFEAPAEISVTFVDNAAIAELNNQYRNKPMPTDVLSFPLGVDGKYDVDENNGCKMLGDIVISMERAQEQANLYGHPLQREVAFLTVHSMLHLLGYDHENGGLEAMRMREKEEAVLLQLGLPRTVSYTE, via the coding sequence ATGTCCAATAAAGTTTTGATCACCAATTCACAGAAGGCCGTCAAGGTTCCTTCCGGTCTGCGCATTCTCATCCGCCGTGCCTGTAATGCCGTGCTGGAGTATGAGCATTTTGAAGCTCCTGCAGAGATCAGCGTGACCTTTGTGGATAACGCCGCCATTGCTGAGCTGAACAACCAGTACCGCAACAAGCCCATGCCCACCGACGTGCTGAGCTTCCCTCTGGGTGTAGACGGCAAATATGATGTTGACGAGAACAACGGCTGCAAAATGCTGGGTGACATCGTCATCAGTATGGAGCGTGCACAGGAGCAGGCAAACCTCTACGGCCATCCGCTGCAGCGTGAGGTGGCGTTCCTGACGGTGCACTCCATGCTGCACCTGCTGGGCTACGACCACGAAAATGGCGGTCTGGAAGCCATGCGGATGCGTGAGAAAGAGGAAGCTGTTCTGCTGCAGCTGGGCCTGCCGCGCACCGTAAGCTATACCGAGTAA
- the era gene encoding GTPase Era: MSNATPIQGHYDTSSVFVAVIGRPNVGKSSLTNLLVGEKVAIVTSKPQTTRTRITGVITRGPLQYVLLDTPGVHKARNKLGKRMDKTASDSIADVDVSMMLFEPYGALNESEMVLVDMLRSSGGPAIAVINKTDLVKEPADLEARKEELKALGVFDDIYTISVRDNDGCEVLFDALSRYAVEGPHYFDDDAYTDMPEKELVAEVIREKALLFMRDEIPHGIAVVVERFKERPGTDLIDIDVNIYCERESHKGMVIGKGGAMLKKIASAARADCEEFLGCRVNLQCWVKVKSDWRDNEFLLNNFGFKQNTNNR, encoded by the coding sequence TTGAGTAACGCTACACCCATTCAGGGGCATTATGATACTTCTTCCGTTTTTGTGGCTGTCATTGGCCGTCCCAATGTAGGCAAATCCAGTCTGACCAACCTTCTGGTTGGCGAAAAGGTAGCCATCGTCACTTCCAAGCCGCAGACCACCCGTACCCGCATTACCGGCGTGATCACCCGCGGGCCGCTGCAGTATGTGCTGCTGGATACACCCGGTGTGCACAAGGCACGCAACAAACTGGGTAAACGGATGGATAAGACTGCCAGCGATTCCATTGCAGATGTGGATGTTTCCATGATGCTGTTTGAGCCTTACGGCGCACTGAATGAATCGGAAATGGTGCTGGTGGATATGCTGCGCAGCAGCGGCGGCCCGGCAATTGCAGTCATCAACAAGACCGACCTTGTCAAGGAGCCTGCTGATCTGGAAGCCCGCAAAGAAGAGCTGAAGGCATTGGGTGTATTCGACGATATCTACACCATCAGCGTCCGTGATAACGACGGCTGCGAAGTGCTGTTCGATGCTTTGAGCCGCTATGCTGTGGAAGGCCCGCATTATTTTGATGATGATGCCTACACGGATATGCCGGAAAAGGAGCTTGTGGCGGAGGTCATCCGTGAAAAGGCCCTGCTGTTCATGCGCGACGAGATCCCCCATGGCATTGCTGTTGTGGTGGAGCGCTTCAAAGAGCGCCCGGGCACCGACCTGATCGATATTGATGTAAATATCTACTGCGAGCGCGAAAGCCACAAGGGCATGGTCATTGGAAAAGGCGGTGCAATGCTGAAAAAAATTGCCAGTGCTGCCCGTGCAGACTGCGAAGAGTTTTTGGGCTGCCGCGTCAATCTGCAGTGCTGGGTAAAGGTAAAATCCGATTGGCGCGATAACGAGTTCCTGCTGAACAACTTTGGCTTCAAGCAGAACACCAATAACCGCTGA
- the recO gene encoding DNA repair protein RecO, with amino-acid sequence MEAFVTTGLVLKETRYKESDRILTILTPELGVISAAAQSSLRLKSKLFSACGLFCYSEFTLVPGRNMYTVREAEVKNVFHGISSSIEGMSLAMYMAEMAMTLSPTGQEAQRELRLLLNCFYMISESKTDLRVIKAVFELRTMSECGFMPQIVCCRDCSAYDGAAFYLDVQEGHLLCADCAAKAGKTCNLDQGALYALRHICLVDDKKIFAFKISVGSLEKLSAVAERYALTHMDKPLKSYDFLKTLLP; translated from the coding sequence ATGGAAGCCTTTGTAACCACGGGTCTGGTGCTGAAGGAGACCCGCTATAAGGAATCGGACCGCATTCTGACGATCCTGACACCGGAACTGGGCGTGATCTCGGCAGCAGCGCAGAGCAGCCTGCGGCTGAAGAGCAAGCTGTTCAGCGCGTGCGGGCTGTTCTGCTACTCCGAGTTCACACTGGTGCCGGGCCGCAACATGTACACTGTGCGGGAAGCAGAAGTGAAAAATGTCTTTCACGGCATCTCGTCCAGCATTGAGGGCATGAGTCTTGCCATGTATATGGCTGAAATGGCAATGACCCTTTCGCCCACCGGGCAGGAGGCACAGCGGGAGCTTCGGCTGCTGCTCAACTGTTTCTATATGATCAGCGAGAGCAAAACGGATCTGCGGGTGATCAAGGCCGTGTTTGAACTGCGTACCATGAGCGAGTGCGGCTTTATGCCGCAGATCGTGTGCTGCCGCGATTGCAGCGCCTATGATGGTGCTGCGTTCTATCTGGATGTGCAGGAAGGCCATCTGCTCTGTGCAGACTGCGCCGCAAAAGCAGGAAAGACCTGCAACCTTGATCAGGGCGCACTGTATGCGCTGCGGCACATCTGCCTTGTGGACGACAAAAAAATATTTGCATTCAAAATTTCTGTGGGCAGTCTGGAAAAGCTTTCCGCAGTGGCAGAGCGCTATGCACTGACCCACATGGACAAGCCTTTGAAAAGCTATGACTTTTTAAAGACCCTGCTGCCCTGA
- a CDS encoding endonuclease MutS2, whose product METSYLKTLELDKIVARAAEGCVCKEAREMLLATQPQCDPDEVRYALEQTDAINTLLIKNGSPRFGGVENVSQLAARAVKGGVLSMGELLMVAGALRNFQNLSSWYGASEHDALPTDDLFYALAPQPGLEQQISSAILAPDAMADTASHTLNDLRKKIRATENSIRDRLESMVRNMDTSKYLQESVVSMRNGRYVVPVKSEYRGEVSGIIHDVSSTGATVFVEPQAVVEANARILQYRAQEAQEIERILVAFTAQVAAIEPQFQYSYKAMLEIDVLLAKARLALDLKAFKPAVRTDDSFSLIRARHPLIDPKKCVPVDIALGRDYDSLIITGPNTGGKTVTLKTAGLLCAMAQCGFLIPADERSEICVFDEFLVDIGDEQSIEQSLSTFSGHMKKITGILELAMPHTLVLLDELGAGTDPAEGAALAVAIIEELRRRGVLLMATTHYAELKVFALETKGVVNASCEFDLETLRPTYKLSVGVPGKSNAFLISEKLGIPERVIEAAQQHLSAEDKRLDAVLGQLDDLKLQLKESQNEVEELKNEASHQLEAAQKKRDELIRQGENELEAARAKARALAQQVESQAYALTDELRQLQKDERMSTQQKAQRAREIAKKESEKLFIGSEAVHNPVKEFVPLKEVKVGQEVCIAELNQLATVLALPDKNGDVLVRAGIIKTKVPLKGLKQPEKLVKEKKPQTKAQQRYSRLTGDANRPNGRVERVQRSAKMECNLLGLTVDEALPEVDSFIDRAILNGQTVVYLIHGNGTGALRTAIHKHLRGNRMVKSFRLGRYGEGESGVTVVELK is encoded by the coding sequence ATGGAAACAAGTTACTTAAAAACTCTGGAACTGGATAAGATCGTCGCTCGTGCCGCAGAGGGCTGCGTGTGCAAGGAAGCGCGCGAAATGCTGCTTGCCACTCAGCCGCAGTGCGACCCGGACGAGGTGCGCTATGCGCTGGAACAGACCGATGCCATCAACACCCTGCTGATCAAAAACGGCTCCCCGCGCTTTGGCGGCGTGGAGAATGTCAGTCAGCTGGCGGCCCGCGCCGTAAAAGGCGGCGTACTTTCAATGGGCGAGCTGTTGATGGTGGCTGGTGCACTGCGCAATTTTCAGAATCTTTCAAGCTGGTATGGCGCTTCGGAGCACGACGCTCTGCCTACAGACGATCTGTTCTATGCGCTGGCACCGCAGCCGGGCCTGGAACAGCAGATCTCCAGCGCCATTCTGGCACCGGATGCCATGGCAGACACGGCCTCTCATACCCTGAACGACCTGCGCAAAAAGATCCGCGCAACGGAGAATAGCATCCGTGACCGTCTGGAGAGCATGGTCCGCAATATGGATACCTCCAAGTATCTACAGGAAAGCGTGGTTTCCATGCGCAATGGCCGGTATGTTGTGCCGGTCAAGAGCGAATACCGCGGTGAGGTGAGCGGCATTATTCATGATGTTTCGTCTACCGGAGCCACCGTCTTTGTGGAGCCGCAGGCCGTTGTGGAAGCCAATGCCCGCATTTTGCAGTACCGTGCGCAGGAAGCGCAGGAGATCGAGCGCATTCTGGTGGCCTTTACCGCACAGGTGGCCGCCATTGAGCCGCAGTTCCAGTACAGCTACAAGGCTATGCTGGAGATCGATGTTCTGCTGGCAAAGGCACGGCTGGCTTTGGATCTCAAGGCATTCAAGCCTGCTGTCCGCACCGACGATTCCTTCTCGCTGATCCGTGCGCGCCACCCGCTGATCGATCCTAAAAAGTGCGTGCCTGTGGATATTGCTCTGGGCAGGGATTACGATTCTCTGATCATCACCGGACCGAACACCGGTGGCAAAACCGTCACCTTGAAAACAGCGGGCCTGCTGTGCGCCATGGCGCAGTGCGGCTTTCTGATCCCGGCTGACGAGCGCAGCGAGATCTGCGTATTTGACGAATTTCTGGTGGATATCGGCGATGAACAGAGCATTGAGCAGAGCCTTTCCACCTTCTCCGGTCATATGAAAAAGATCACCGGCATTCTGGAGCTTGCCATGCCGCACACACTGGTGCTGCTGGACGAGCTTGGTGCCGGTACCGACCCCGCCGAAGGTGCTGCGCTGGCTGTGGCCATCATTGAAGAGCTGCGCCGCCGCGGCGTGCTGCTGATGGCCACCACTCACTACGCTGAGCTGAAGGTGTTTGCTCTGGAAACCAAGGGCGTTGTCAATGCCAGCTGTGAGTTTGATCTGGAAACGCTGCGCCCGACCTATAAGCTGAGCGTCGGCGTGCCGGGCAAATCCAATGCGTTCCTCATCAGCGAAAAGTTGGGCATCCCGGAGCGCGTGATCGAAGCGGCACAGCAGCATCTTTCCGCAGAGGATAAGCGTCTGGATGCCGTTCTGGGACAGCTGGATGATCTGAAGCTGCAGCTGAAGGAAAGCCAGAACGAGGTGGAAGAGCTGAAAAATGAAGCTTCCCACCAGCTGGAAGCCGCGCAGAAAAAGCGTGATGAGCTGATCCGTCAGGGCGAAAATGAACTGGAAGCTGCCCGTGCTAAGGCTCGTGCGCTGGCACAACAGGTGGAAAGTCAGGCTTACGCCTTGACCGATGAACTGCGTCAGCTGCAGAAGGACGAGCGCATGAGCACCCAGCAGAAAGCTCAGCGCGCCCGCGAGATCGCCAAAAAAGAATCGGAAAAGCTGTTTATCGGCTCTGAGGCGGTGCATAACCCCGTCAAGGAATTTGTGCCGCTGAAAGAGGTCAAGGTAGGGCAGGAGGTCTGCATTGCAGAGCTGAACCAGCTGGCCACCGTATTGGCCCTGCCGGATAAAAACGGCGATGTTCTGGTGCGTGCAGGCATCATCAAGACCAAAGTTCCGCTCAAGGGCTTGAAACAGCCGGAAAAGCTGGTCAAGGAAAAGAAACCGCAGACTAAAGCACAGCAGCGCTATTCCCGCCTGACCGGCGATGCCAACCGCCCGAACGGCAGGGTAGAGAGGGTACAGCGTTCCGCCAAGATGGAATGCAATCTGCTGGGCCTGACGGTGGACGAAGCGCTGCCGGAGGTGGATTCCTTTATCGACCGTGCCATCCTGAACGGACAGACAGTGGTTTATCTGATCCACGGCAATGGAACCGGTGCGCTGCGCACAGCTATCCACAAGCATCTGCGCGGCAACCGCATGGTCAAAAGCTTCCGTCTGGGCCGTTATGGCGAGGGTGAAAGCGGCGTGACCGTGGTAGAGCTGAAATAA